One Micromonospora sp. FIMYZ51 genomic window carries:
- a CDS encoding zinc-binding alcohol dehydrogenase has product MTRTARAFWVRVPGAGEIRTVTLPEPTADQVLVRARYSGVSRGTETLVFAGRVPPSQYAAMRAPFQDGDFPAPVKYGYLSVGEVEQGPAQLRGRTVFCLHPHQSAYVVPAEAVTVVPDRVPAARAVLAGTVETAVNALWDAPPLVGDRVSVIGGGMVGCAVAALLARFPGVRVELVDSDPTRAEVAAALGVDFAAPEAASGGRDLVVHASASAAGLQRGLDLLAPEGTLLELSWYGDRPVQLCLGGAFHSGRLTIRSSQVGRIAPARRDSRSYADRMALALDLLADPAFDALITGRSPFVELPDVLTRLSAGDLPALCHLITYDGE; this is encoded by the coding sequence GTGACCCGAACGGCTCGCGCCTTCTGGGTGAGGGTGCCTGGTGCAGGCGAGATCCGCACGGTGACGCTGCCCGAGCCGACGGCCGACCAGGTGCTGGTCCGGGCCCGGTACTCGGGGGTCAGCCGGGGCACCGAGACGCTTGTCTTCGCCGGTCGCGTGCCCCCCAGCCAGTACGCGGCGATGCGTGCGCCGTTCCAGGATGGCGATTTTCCCGCCCCGGTCAAGTACGGCTACCTCAGTGTCGGCGAGGTCGAGCAGGGGCCGGCGCAGCTGCGCGGGCGGACGGTGTTCTGCCTGCATCCGCACCAGAGCGCGTACGTGGTGCCGGCCGAGGCGGTGACGGTCGTACCGGATCGGGTGCCGGCGGCCCGCGCGGTGCTGGCCGGCACGGTGGAGACCGCCGTCAACGCCCTCTGGGACGCCCCGCCGCTTGTCGGTGACCGGGTCAGCGTCATCGGCGGCGGCATGGTCGGCTGCGCGGTGGCGGCGCTGCTGGCCCGCTTCCCCGGTGTCCGGGTGGAACTTGTCGACAGCGACCCGACCCGGGCCGAGGTGGCCGCCGCACTCGGCGTCGACTTCGCCGCGCCGGAAGCCGCCAGCGGCGGGCGTGACCTGGTGGTGCACGCCAGCGCCAGCGCCGCCGGGCTGCAACGCGGTCTGGACCTGCTGGCGCCCGAGGGCACCCTGCTCGAACTGAGCTGGTACGGCGACCGACCCGTGCAACTCTGCCTGGGCGGGGCCTTCCACTCCGGCCGGCTGACCATCCGCAGCAGCCAGGTGGGCCGAATCGCCCCGGCGCGCCGGGACAGCCGCAGCTACGCCGACCGGATGGCACTCGCCCTCGACCTGCTCGCCGATCCGGCGTTCGACGCGCTGATCACCGGCCGGTCGCCGTTCGTGGAACTGCCCGACGTGCTCACCCGACTGAGCGCGGGCGACCTGCCCGCGCTGTGCCACCTCATCACCTACGACGGGGAGTGA
- a CDS encoding snapalysin family zinc-dependent metalloprotease, with amino-acid sequence MIRRRLLRLATATLAAVLAATGVQVVTASGAAAARTVYYDASRAGEFRTNFDQAAQIWNSRVSNVRLVAGSPANVTILVDNGWPRAQVTGLGSGRIWMGWEAVNQGYHRTRIATHEFGHILGLPDRRTGLCSDLMSGSSAPVSCTNAYPSSAEASRVNQLFAGSRSAASVAGTYTWTVDGDVGTFVVGGRPATENYPWLVYTSGCTGTLIKANWVVTAKHCSTPSSVRVGSTNRSSGGTVVGVSRAVNHPSIDVKLFQLSSSVSYAPAPIPTSSGAVGTATRIIGWGQTCAPRGCGSAPTVANELDTSIVADSRCLGINGPYEICTNNTNGNSGACYGDSGGPQVRRINGAWNVIGATSRAGNNSSTCATAPSIYGDLPSIRSWINTQVGGLPA; translated from the coding sequence ATGATCCGACGAAGACTGCTGCGCCTGGCCACCGCCACGCTGGCGGCGGTGCTGGCGGCGACCGGGGTACAGGTGGTGACCGCCAGCGGAGCCGCGGCAGCCCGCACGGTCTACTACGACGCCAGCCGGGCCGGTGAGTTCCGGACCAACTTCGACCAGGCCGCCCAGATCTGGAACAGCCGGGTGAGCAACGTCCGGCTGGTGGCGGGCAGCCCGGCAAACGTCACAATCCTGGTCGACAACGGCTGGCCCCGGGCACAGGTCACCGGGTTGGGCTCCGGCCGGATCTGGATGGGCTGGGAGGCGGTCAACCAGGGCTACCACCGCACCCGGATCGCCACCCACGAGTTCGGTCACATCCTCGGGCTGCCGGACCGGCGTACCGGGCTCTGCTCCGACCTGATGTCCGGCAGCAGCGCCCCGGTCTCCTGCACCAACGCCTATCCCAGCTCGGCCGAGGCCAGCCGGGTCAACCAACTCTTCGCCGGCAGCCGCAGCGCCGCCAGCGTCGCCGGGACGTACACCTGGACCGTCGACGGTGACGTCGGGACGTTCGTCGTCGGCGGCCGACCGGCCACCGAGAACTACCCGTGGCTGGTCTACACCTCCGGCTGCACCGGTACGCTGATCAAGGCCAACTGGGTGGTCACCGCCAAGCACTGCTCGACCCCGTCGTCGGTGCGGGTGGGCAGCACCAACCGCAGCAGCGGCGGCACCGTGGTCGGGGTGAGCCGGGCAGTCAACCATCCCAGCATCGACGTCAAGCTGTTCCAGCTGTCCAGCTCGGTCAGCTACGCACCTGCCCCGATCCCGACCTCGTCGGGTGCGGTCGGCACCGCCACCCGGATCATCGGCTGGGGCCAGACCTGCGCCCCCCGTGGCTGCGGCTCCGCGCCCACCGTCGCGAACGAACTGGACACCTCGATCGTGGCGGACAGCCGATGCCTCGGCATCAACGGCCCGTACGAGATCTGCACCAACAACACCAACGGCAACTCCGGTGCCTGCTACGGCGACTCCGGCGGCCCGCAGGTGCGTCGGATCAACGGAGCGTGGAACGTGATCGGCGCGACGAGCCGCGCCGGCAACAACAGCTCCACCTGCGCCACCGCCCCGTCCATCTACGGCGACCTTCCCTCGATCCGCTCCTGGATCAACACCCAGGTCGGCGGCCTGCCCGCCTGA
- a CDS encoding SAM-dependent methyltransferase, which produces MKRYGMLILPSANRVYAGAAVELTRAELEIFGATVLDGRVGAVQTSTVGGVRYVTFDVDGGLSERDTALLGNLSSAYALFEFVGDLLRPVPLTRLDRFDDDLITIQKYPGKTNEQFTKLLLNVTLLASDWAGDLLTRRFRVLDPLCGRGTTVNQAIMYGFDAAGLDRDSKDFEAYQAFLTTWLKRKRIKHRVLESGPVRRERKVVGRRLRLEVAASKEAHKAGDVQSVDVVNADTTRAGEFFRPGSVDLVVADAPYGVQHGSRTAEQGLARDPLALLAAAVPVWARLLRPGGALGISWNTNVARREAAAEHLTAAGLTVQDQPPWRALSHRVDQAIVRDILVAQNPPLTPHPHPHPHRPRDLALSVAEMCLMRLMRGHKVQDRASGEGGGGRRRLTGVGVGGRAVTGSVSGNAWSTEDTPWTSSGRSSTGRPTSVTVIIKGIPAGASTRSTPTSSAG; this is translated from the coding sequence GTGAAGCGGTATGGAATGTTGATCCTGCCTTCGGCCAACCGGGTGTACGCCGGTGCCGCCGTCGAGTTGACCCGGGCGGAGCTGGAAATCTTCGGTGCCACGGTGCTGGACGGGCGGGTCGGCGCGGTGCAGACCAGCACCGTCGGCGGGGTCCGCTACGTCACGTTCGACGTCGACGGCGGGCTGAGTGAGCGGGACACCGCGCTGCTGGGCAACCTCTCCAGCGCGTACGCGTTGTTCGAGTTTGTCGGCGACCTGCTGCGCCCGGTGCCGCTTACCCGGCTGGACCGCTTCGACGACGACCTGATCACCATTCAGAAGTACCCGGGCAAGACCAACGAGCAGTTCACCAAACTGCTGCTCAACGTGACCCTGCTCGCCTCGGACTGGGCCGGTGACCTGCTGACCCGGCGGTTCCGGGTGCTGGATCCGCTCTGCGGCCGGGGCACCACGGTCAACCAGGCGATCATGTACGGCTTCGACGCCGCCGGCCTGGACCGCGACAGCAAGGACTTCGAGGCGTACCAGGCGTTCCTCACCACCTGGCTCAAGCGTAAGCGGATCAAGCACCGGGTGCTGGAATCCGGCCCGGTCCGCCGGGAACGCAAGGTGGTCGGCCGCCGGCTGCGGCTGGAGGTGGCCGCCTCGAAGGAGGCACACAAGGCCGGCGACGTGCAGTCGGTGGACGTGGTCAACGCCGACACCACCCGGGCCGGCGAGTTCTTCCGCCCGGGCAGCGTCGACCTGGTGGTGGCCGACGCGCCGTACGGCGTGCAGCACGGCAGCCGTACCGCCGAGCAGGGGCTGGCCCGCGACCCGCTGGCCCTGCTCGCCGCCGCCGTGCCGGTCTGGGCACGGCTGCTGCGCCCCGGCGGCGCTCTCGGCATCTCGTGGAACACGAACGTGGCCCGCCGCGAAGCCGCCGCCGAACACCTGACCGCCGCCGGCCTGACCGTCCAGGACCAGCCCCCCTGGCGCGCCCTGAGCCACCGCGTCGACCAAGCCATAGTCCGCGACATCCTGGTAGCCCAAAACCCACCCCTAACTCCCCACCCCCACCCCCACCCCCACCGCCCCCGCGATCTTGCACTTTCGGTCGCCGAGATGTGTCTTATGCGGCTTATGCGGGGACACAAAGTGCAAGATCGCGCGAGTGGGGAGGGAGGAGGAGGGAGGAGGAGGTTGACTGGGGTGGGGGTGGGTGGGCGGGCGGTTACCGGATCGGTCTCTGGCAACGCCTGGTCAACGGAAGATACACCGTGGACTTCGTCGGGTCGCAGTTCAACGGGCCGACCAACCTCGGTGACCGTGATCATCAAGGGCATCCCGGCTGGCGCATCGACCAGATCGACGCCAACATCGTCGGCTGGCTGA